The Desulfuromonadales bacterium DNA window GCGGTATCGATGCTCTGCAACTCCTGGTAGCAAAAGTTTTCGGCACCAAGCGCCTGCTCCAGCTCCTCCAGCCGATGGGTGAGGATGGCGCTGTAGCTCTTGGGCATGATCGGCAGCCGGTGATCGTAGTAATAGAGGAAGAAGGCCCCCTCCTCGAAGGCCAGAATCAGCTCGCCATTTTCGAGCACCGCCCCGTACTGGTCTCCAAGGATGGGGCAGAGGACCTTGTCTTTCAGCTCCCTTTTGACCGGCTCCCAGTCGACGTCGAAGAAATCGGCGTGCAGCGAACTCGGGCCGTTTTCGAGCAGGTCCATCCACCAGAGGTTGTCGCTGCTTTCGATGCACATGTGGTTCGGAACGATGTCGAGCACCTGCCCCATCCCGCAGCGGTGGAGTTCCGCCACCAGAGCGTCGTACTCTTCCTCGCTCCCCACCTCCGGGTTCAGGGCGTTCGGATCGACGATGTCGTAGCCGTGGCGACTCCCCTTTCTCGCCCGAAAATAGGGGGACGCATAGAGGTCGCTGATCCCCAGCTCGTGCAGGTAGGGGACGATCTGCCGGGCGTCGGCGAACCGGAAGTCGCCGTTGAACTGCAGCCGGTAGGTGGCGACGGGGATTCGCGCTTGGTCAAACGGGCGGTCGGGCATCTTTTCTCCAGAGCAAATTCCGATGAACCTGGAACCAGTAGTCTTACGCGAAGCCGCGAAGTAGGGGCGGCGCTTGCTCCGCCCAATCGGGGCGCGGCAAGCAGCGCCCCTACATCATGGGTCGTGAATTTCTTCGCGTTCTTCGCGGCTTCGCGTGACTAACTGCTGGTTATAGGATTCCATGAGCTATTCTGACGCGTAGAGAACGAAGCTCCAGGGGGCAAGCGTCACCCGGGTATCTCCGCTGCCGGCGGGCAGCTCCCCGGCGGCGGGGCTGCCGCCGCCTCCCCAGCGCTCGTCCGCCGAATCGAGGAGCTTCCGGCAGGCTGCGAGGCGCAGGGGGATGGAAACGGTGCACTGCGCATCGCTGAAGTTGAAGAGGCAGAGGACCTCGCCGGTGTCCGCCCACCGCCGCAGGACCAGGACCCTGACCTCTGAGATCGCCGCCACTTCCGTCTCCGCCCGGCTGAGACGGCGCAAAGGGGGAAGCGCCTTCCGCAGGCGGAGCAGCTCCCGGTAGAGGGCGAAGAGCGTGGCATGCATCCCTTTTCGGCGCAGCTGCGGGTCGATTTTCGCCGAAAGGAAGGTGGTTTCGGCCTGGGGGTCGGGAATCTCCCCCTGCCAGGCGAAGGCGGCGAACTCCTCCTGCCGTCCCCGCCGCACCGCCGCGACCAGCTCCGGGTCGCCGTGGTGGATGAAATAGGGGAAGGGGGCGCTCTCTCCGTACTCCTCCCCCATGAAGAGCAGCGGCAGACAGGGGGAGAGCAGAACCGCTCCGGCCGCCAGCTTCAGCTGCTCCGGCCCCGCGCTGTGGCCCAGGCGCTCGCCGCGCATCCGGTTGCCCACCTGGTCGTGGTTCTGGGAAAAGACGACGAACCTGCCCGGCTCCAGCCCGGCCGAGGAGCTGCCGTGCCGCCGCCGGCGGTAGCGGGAATGCTGGCCGGAGTAGACGAACCCCTCGCGGAAGGCCTTGGCCAGTTGGGAAAACTCCCCGAAATCGACGTAGTAGCCGTCCCGCTCGCCGGTCAGCAGGGTGCGCAGGGCATGGTGGAAGTCGTCGTTCCACTGGGCATCGAGCCCGTGGCCGCCCTGCTGCGGCGCCGTGATGGTGCGCACGTCGTTGAGCGAGCTCTCGGCAATGACCTGCACGGCCCGGCCGAGCCGTCGCGCCTCGGCGTGGACCGCTTCGGCCAGCTCCTGCTGAATGTGTCGGGCGCTGAAATCGAAGATCCCGTGAATGGCATCGAGCCGCAGGGCGTCCACATGGTACTCCGTCACCCAGTAGAGGGCGTTGCTGATGAAGTAGTGGCGCACCGCGTCGCTGTCCGGGCCGTCGAAGTTGACCGCCTCCCCCCAGGGAGTGCGGTAGCGGTCGGTGAAGTAGGGTCCGAAGCAGCCGAGATAGTTTCCTTCGGGCCCCAGGTGGTTGTAGACGACGTCGAGGATCACCGCCAGCCCCCTGCGGTGGCAGGCATCGACCAGCTGTTTCAGCCCCTCCGGCCCGCCGTAGCTGTTCTGGGGGGCGAAGGGATAGGCGCCGTCATAGCCCCAGTTGCGCTCCCCGGGGAACTGCGCCACCGGCATCAGCTCCACCGCGGTCACGCCGAGTTCCGCCAGGTAGTCGAGGCGCGAGATCGCCGCCGCGAAGGTCCCCGCCGCGGTGAAGGTCCCCGCATGCAGCTCGTAGATGACGTACTCTTCGAGCGGCAGCCCCTGCCAGCCGACGTCCTGCCAGGCAAAGGCGTGCGGGTCGACGATCTGCGAAGGGCCGTGCACCCCTTGCGGCTGGAACCGGGAGGCCGGGTCGGGTCGTTCCGTCCCGTCATCGAGCCGGTAGAAATAGCAGTCCCCTGGCCGTGCCATGACGGTCCCGACGAAGTAGCCATCCGCCTCGGCCCGCAGGGGGAGCGTCCGGCTCGTCCCGCCGCCGAGCAGCCGCACCGACACGCGCTCCGCCTTCGGCGCCCAGACCCGGAAGCGGGTCTCACCGCCGTCCAGGCAGGTGGCGCCGAGATCAAGCTGCCAGGGGGGAGCAGTCTTCTCTGCATTGAGTTCAGTTGCAGTCATTCCCTGGACCTCTCGTGGCCAACAAGAACAACTGCAGTTTAACATCTCATATTCATTGGGCAATCGACCGCCCCGGTCTGGACGTTTATTGACCGGGGCGATGCATTGCCGGAGTCTGCACCGAAAGGCACCCAGACCCATCTTTCGGCCCAGGGGAGGAATTGGGGTTTTTTTCTGCGGATAGGGATAAGGCGGGGGGTGGAAGCGCTGGTTCAGGACTGACTGCTGAGGCAGGAAACATCCATTGAAATTAGTTGGAAATACTTATATTTTACGCTCCCCCTGCCGGCTTTCCGTTGTCTTCATCGTTCTTCTTCCGCCGCCACAGCCACGCCAGGACGGCGGTCAGGCCGAAGGCGATGAGCAGCCGCACCCCGAGCATGATCCAGCCGTTCCCGCCGATCACCACGAAAATCAGGGTGTCCTCGACCACGGCGTGACAGGTCGCCAGAAAGAGTCCCATCAGGAAGAGTTCGCGGCCGGGCAGGCGCTTCTCCTGCGCCACCCGGATGATGATCCCGGCGCCGTAGGCGATGCCGAGGAAGATGCCGGTAAAGAGGGGGACGGCGGCCTGGGGGGAGAGCCCCATGCCCCGCATCATCGGCTCGACCGCCCGGCCGGCCCGGCGGAAGACGGGATGATAGCGCAGCACCTCAAAGAGGGTCACCAGCGGCACGACGATCAGCAGCAGCTTGGCCGAAAGTTTCAGCGCCCCCAGCAGGGCGAGCAGCAGCGCTTCCATCATCCCACCCAGAGTCGGTGCCCGAGTTCGAGGAGCATCCCGGTGACGCCGGCGATCAACAGCCGACAGAGGGTCAGCAGGCCGCCGCGGGCGCCGGTGCTGCCGAGCACCGCCCCTTCCACCAGCAGGTTGTGCGCGATCCCCATCATCAGTCCGCACTGGGTCACTTGCCAGGGGGTGAGGTCGAGGGGGGCCATGACAGCCAGGGCGGCGTAGAGGTTAAGGAGAAAGGCGG harbors:
- a CDS encoding nucleoside recognition domain-containing protein; the encoded protein is MAVIIPDIPTRLRTGFIGGLQTSLKLIKFVLPLYVAVDLLKKTPVIDLLGELFAPLMQLFGLPGAAAFAFIAAFLLNLYAALAVMAPLDLTPWQVTQCGLMMGIAHNLLVEGAVLGSTGARGGLLTLCRLLIAGVTGMLLELGHRLWVG
- the treZ gene encoding malto-oligosyltrehalose trehalohydrolase, whose translation is MTATELNAEKTAPPWQLDLGATCLDGGETRFRVWAPKAERVSVRLLGGGTSRTLPLRAEADGYFVGTVMARPGDCYFYRLDDGTERPDPASRFQPQGVHGPSQIVDPHAFAWQDVGWQGLPLEEYVIYELHAGTFTAAGTFAAAISRLDYLAELGVTAVELMPVAQFPGERNWGYDGAYPFAPQNSYGGPEGLKQLVDACHRRGLAVILDVVYNHLGPEGNYLGCFGPYFTDRYRTPWGEAVNFDGPDSDAVRHYFISNALYWVTEYHVDALRLDAIHGIFDFSARHIQQELAEAVHAEARRLGRAVQVIAESSLNDVRTITAPQQGGHGLDAQWNDDFHHALRTLLTGERDGYYVDFGEFSQLAKAFREGFVYSGQHSRYRRRRHGSSSAGLEPGRFVVFSQNHDQVGNRMRGERLGHSAGPEQLKLAAGAVLLSPCLPLLFMGEEYGESAPFPYFIHHGDPELVAAVRRGRQEEFAAFAWQGEIPDPQAETTFLSAKIDPQLRRKGMHATLFALYRELLRLRKALPPLRRLSRAETEVAAISEVRVLVLRRWADTGEVLCLFNFSDAQCTVSIPLRLAACRKLLDSADERWGGGGSPAAGELPAGSGDTRVTLAPWSFVLYASE
- a CDS encoding nucleoside recognition domain-containing protein, whose protein sequence is MEALLLALLGALKLSAKLLLIVVPLVTLFEVLRYHPVFRRAGRAVEPMMRGMGLSPQAAVPLFTGIFLGIAYGAGIIIRVAQEKRLPGRELFLMGLFLATCHAVVEDTLIFVVIGGNGWIMLGVRLLIAFGLTAVLAWLWRRKKNDEDNGKPAGGA